CGAACAAATCATcctaaatatttttctctctctctccagcaggTGAGCAGACGGAACCTCATGATCTCAGCCTCAAATGCACGAGAGAAACGCCTTCCGCCCTCCCAGAAGGACTGCACGCACGGTTGCCAGAGCCTGTTGCACCCGAAGCCCAACGCGAGGAGCGGCGTGCACAAGCGCTACGTACACATGCCCTCCAGATTCCCTCCAGATACACTCCATCTACCTCCACACCTGCGGGACCTGCAGACTCCAGACTGGCGAATTACCATGGCAGCGTTTCTCCTGTGCCGTGCGACCAAGAAATGTGCATGGATGTACAGCTCTCCGATTCTCGCGAGTGTCCTCCGCCTGCCTCCGCCTCCAGACTCCCCATTAGTCCCGTCAGCCCTGTCAGCCCCGCGGAACGAGACCACGTGCAAACACGGCTGAATTCCAGACCCGGTGCTCGCAGTGTGAGGCACCAGCAGGCTCAAATTGACTCTCCTATGCTCGGTACCTCCGGAATCCCAGTCGCTGGGACGGAGCCGCTGCTGGGAGCGTCGACCCCTTCTTTTCTGAGGCTTCATCAGGACGTTTCCGCTCCGAGAGGAAGCCAGGCGGTACCAAGAAGTGCCATGGAAGCACCGCGCATTCTTCAAGAATCAACGAGAGGCGACCTTGAACAGAGACAACATTCGGCCGTCTCGTTCTCCGCGCCCCCGCATCGGCCGTGGCTGGTCGAGGGCCCCCTTCGCTCTGTCAGTAGGCAGTACCCTGAAATCAATGTACCTCTGCCACCGGCACGACCCCGACCTCTTCTGGCAGGGTCTCCAGGGCTGTGGGCGGGAGTTGTACCGCTGTCGTGGGCAGTTCCCCCTTTGCTGCCGCCTCCACGCGCTCCTTCGCCGGGCAGACCTCGGCTGGAATGTCGGTCGCCGGGCTCGGAATCAGCATCCAGTGATGGGAGCAGCAGCGGTGGTCGCGGAGAAACGCGGTACTCCTGCACGGAATGCACAAAGTCCTACTCCACCTACTCCGGCCTCAGCAAGCACAAGCAGTTCCACTGCGCGGCCCTGGGCGCCAAGTCCTTCGGCTGCAAGCACTGCGACAAGGTGTACACGAGCCTGGGCGCCCTCAAGATGCACATCCGCACCCACACCCTGCCGTGCAAGTGCCACCTTTGCGGGAAGGCCTTCTCGCGCCCTTGGCTCCTGCAGGGCCACATCAGAACCCACACGGGAGAGAAGCCCTTCCAGTGCTCGCAGTGTGACCGCTGCTTCGCCGACCGCAGCAACCTCCGAGCACACCTCCAAACGCACGCCCACGTCAAGAAGTACGCCTGCGCCACCTGCCACAAGACCTTCTCCAGGATGTCGCTCCTCAACAAGCACACGGAGGCCGCCTGCCCCGCCATACATCGCCGCGTGGTTCCCTAGCAGCGCGCGTCGCAATTCCACGGGTCTGGCGAGACAGGTTTCTTGCCAAGGCTCCGTGTATTCTTAAGTACGAGTACCTTTCTTGAGTTTTAAAGCCAACTCTGATTGGTTGCTATAGCAATCAGCtgtaattaattttgatattttgtCTATCGGGAGTCGTTATTTTGACGTCTACGTTTGTATATTGTCCCAGCGTCTTTCTAGTCTTGTAATATAGAAGATTTTTGTAACGcttttgtaaataaaataatttttttaaacaattcgttgtaagtaccccccccccccccgccaccaaaagtctctctctctctctctctctctatctatctatctatctatctctctctctctctctctctctccttaagtatagatatagatatgtctgtcTACATAGATACAAGCAAGTGTATTGTATgcctgcatatacatacgcacatgcatgcatacagtatatacaggcgtgtgtctgtgtgcgatcAAACAATATCCATAAACCTCTCACTGTGCCATTTTCAAGATTTGTATGTCCCTACCTTCACCGTGGAAAAATTTAATGCTATATATTTGTCAGTGTTTCTCTTACTCACATATATCTCTGTCAGGGCACTACAAAGACTTCAGCaaatgttatttcattttttgctCTATGGAAGATGACACAAAACGTATTACAAATGTCTGCCGCTCTATCATGCAAGCAGAAAAATAACAGATGAAATGATAACTAAGGAAGTGATCAAtagacaataacaaataaactgTGACAGAGAGGCAAAAGGTCATGACAATGACATTATGGGTCGGTCCATTTTACACACTGAGTATGAACTACAGAAAATAAATGTTTCTCCATAACCTACCAAAGCAAATCTATTTTGTTAGCAATCAGAAAATATTAAAACGCTATTACTTAGGAACTACTATGCTTGTGAACACTAAAAATAACTGTCctcgttttgttttttattcatcggTGGACTTTATCCTCGAGATGGCTTATGTAACGCTGGAACTGGCATAATCATCAAATGAATTAGTAGATTTAATTAAGATAATAGTGAGAGCGTAGTGACAACTGTCAGAATGAAGTTGGCATAAAGATATGTCACGTGATGTAAATGATTAGGGTGACGACGACACGGCTACAATCTGCGGAATGTGTGCGCCGTATTTCATTGCAAATTTGATGTAAAACGAGATCAAATAGACGTAGAACAAACACTTGACATTGTTTTAAGGAATTTTGTTGTGGTTCTTTTATGTTGCGTGGATTGATTTTGTAAagttaataaggaaaaaaaatatgactaaaattttatatatatatatatatatatatatatatatttatatattcatgtatatatacatagtatagtgagagagagagagtgagggagagggagaaaaagagagagagagagaggcgaagaggctGTCGATGACTGATGACATGACAGATTGGTGATGATTATTTGATAAGTGACACGCTGGCAATGATGGTATCCGCTCATACTAAAATCTGTTATCTTTACCGAACTCTCAAGTGCATTTTTACCTCGATGGAAATAAGCCTCTACCTTTATCTTGTCTCTCCACGCTGTAATACATCTGGCATGGCAACACAAAGCTAAGATGGATGTCaacaggagaaagaataagacattacgttaaggaaaagaaaattatgtGAAGACGCTTTCAAGACGTTCtgctttgtcctttttctttttcatcttgacTTTCCTTTGTCATCATCCTCagtttttcatataattattttgttataatacgTGGAAAGTTACTATCCCTCGTGCAGtttcaagagaaaaagaaatgtactATAAACGGTGACAGTTCTAAGCATATAAGAGGCAGTCACTGAAGGACATTAACGTACTTACGTCGGCTTCTCTGCCTTCCGAACAAAACAtaattatgtgtgttgtgtgcgtgtgtgtgtgtttatatcattatattccttTCTAACGGTACTATT
This genomic interval from Penaeus chinensis breed Huanghai No. 1 chromosome 11, ASM1920278v2, whole genome shotgun sequence contains the following:
- the LOC125030651 gene encoding protein escargot-like isoform X1, whose product is MVVLKTDFSHCPLKKRPLSVCYDVTAGEQTEPHDLSLKCTRETPSALPEGLHARLPEPVAPEAQREERRAQALRTHALQIPSRYTPSTSTPAGPADSRLANYHGSVSPVPCDQEMCMDVQLSDSRECPPPASASRLPISPVSPVSPAERDHVQTRLNSRPGARSVRHQQAQIDSPMLGTSGIPVAGTEPLLGASTPSFLRLHQDVSAPRGSQAVPRSAMEAPRILQESTRGDLEQRQHSAVSFSAPPHRPWLVEGPLRSVSRQYPEINVPLPPARPRPLLAGSPGLWAGVVPLSWAVPPLLPPPRAPSPGRPRLECRSPGSESASSDGSSSGGRGETRYSCTECTKSYSTYSGLSKHKQFHCAALGAKSFGCKHCDKVYTSLGALKMHIRTHTLPCKCHLCGKAFSRPWLLQGHIRTHTGEKPFQCSQCDRCFADRSNLRAHLQTHAHVKKYACATCHKTFSRMSLLNKHTEAACPAIHRRVVP
- the LOC125030651 gene encoding protein escargot-like isoform X2, which gives rise to MVVLKTDFSHCPLKKRPLSVCYDVTGEQTEPHDLSLKCTRETPSALPEGLHARLPEPVAPEAQREERRAQALRTHALQIPSRYTPSTSTPAGPADSRLANYHGSVSPVPCDQEMCMDVQLSDSRECPPPASASRLPISPVSPVSPAERDHVQTRLNSRPGARSVRHQQAQIDSPMLGTSGIPVAGTEPLLGASTPSFLRLHQDVSAPRGSQAVPRSAMEAPRILQESTRGDLEQRQHSAVSFSAPPHRPWLVEGPLRSVSRQYPEINVPLPPARPRPLLAGSPGLWAGVVPLSWAVPPLLPPPRAPSPGRPRLECRSPGSESASSDGSSSGGRGETRYSCTECTKSYSTYSGLSKHKQFHCAALGAKSFGCKHCDKVYTSLGALKMHIRTHTLPCKCHLCGKAFSRPWLLQGHIRTHTGEKPFQCSQCDRCFADRSNLRAHLQTHAHVKKYACATCHKTFSRMSLLNKHTEAACPAIHRRVVP